In Chiloscyllium punctatum isolate Juve2018m chromosome 52, sChiPun1.3, whole genome shotgun sequence, a single genomic region encodes these proteins:
- the LOC140470868 gene encoding uncharacterized protein has protein sequence MMFRILGMLRVMMLALLVLAFHQISFSYVLLTVPESDNPQVIDADVCSLVNCGDVDNQRQYRSSEIHLKSYGDGLGDGTWYNSLVTVHRAPFRPARDCPDKKCNPIYLTIRKTTWHETILGGATYEIQLNETFGIEMKANGKDFLGCCFRISVGQGKRVELLGNKIQSFTPPDDPKVVKFIEVKDLKQTIEIETGYGDANAWVEWVKYTVKSLNKSNCYACASGRPVAQVVPFPLGWKRDRKGMKCMIALYQDETAWNDRNCTSLSLMFPPLEKKDAKVPPLFSAAVGNHTSCVRRRGTSRSKDLGELKLCTEIKNVTETEKGGHYSALKVPRADLWWDCGGKILRPTLSPDWRGICAIVQLAIPFTLAFEKENKGGKKGRGKRLLLDTSFDDRIYLDSVGVPRGVPDEFKARNQIAAGFVPALFWWVTINKNDHTLYTRAHPKVD, from the coding sequence atgatgtttagaatactgggaatgcttagagttatgatgctagctctcttagtattggcatttcatcaaatatcattttcatatgtattattaacggttcctgaatctgataacccacaagtaatagacgctgatgtatgtagcttagtaaattgtggggacgtagataatcagagacagtatcgcagctctgagatacatcttaagtcctatggggatggccttggggacggTACTTGGTATAACAGtcttgtcacagtacaccgggcccccttccgaccagctcgcgattgccctgataaaaagtgtaacccaatatacctaacaataaggaaaaccacatggcacgaaacaatcctgggtggggccacctatgagatacaattaaatgaaacatttgggatagaaatgaaagcaaatgggaaggatttcttgggctgttgtttccgaattagtgtaggacagggaaaacgggtagaactactgggtaataagatacaatctttcacccctcccgatgatcctaaagtagtaaaatttatagaggtaaaggacttgaaacagaccattgaaatagaaactgggtacggggatgcaaatgcctgggttgaatgggtaaagtatactgtaaaaagtctgaacaaaagcaattgctatgcatgtgcctccggtcgaccagtggcccaggtggttccctttccgctcgggtggaagcgagacaggaagggcatgaaatgtatgatagccctgtatcaggatgagactgcgtggaatgataggaattgtacctccctatcactgatgttccctcccttggagaagaaagatgcaaaagttccccccctgttttctgccgcagttggaaatcacacctcgtgtgtgcgtagacgaggtacaagtcggtcgaaagatttgggggagctgaaactatgtacagagattaagaatgtcaccgaaacggagaagggagggcactactcagcattaaaggttccccgagcggatctgtggtgggactgtggaggcaaaatattgagacccacgctatctccagattggagagggatatgtgcaattgtacaattggcaattccatttaccctggcatttgagaaggaaaacaaaggagggaaaaagggaaggggtaagagattactgttagacacttctttcgatgacaggatttatcttgattcggtaggagtccctaggggagtaccggatgaattcaaggctcgtaaccagattgcagcaggctttgtgccagctctcttttggtgggtaacaattaataaaaatgatcataccctgtatacgagggctcacccaaaggttgattga